One window from the genome of Bufo bufo chromosome 4, aBufBuf1.1, whole genome shotgun sequence encodes:
- the BDH1 gene encoding D-beta-hydroxybutyrate dehydrogenase, mitochondrial, translating into MLAARTAFNISTRTLHFRDHARFLQKSSSVVTSASNRAYATEPEGGNKAVLVTGCDSGFGFSLAKHLHDKGFTVFAGCLLKNKGDAGVKELDSMNSDRMKTIQLNVVKDEEVNRAVEIIKENLKDAQKGLWGLVNNAGISTFGEVEFSSMETYKEVAEVNLWGTVRTTKACLPLIRRAKGRVVNISSMMGRMANTARSPYCITKFGVEAFSDCLRYEMHPLGVKVSVIEPGNFIAATSLYSQGKIKEIAEKMWKDLPETVKNDYGRKYFDDKIAKMHTYCNSGSTDTSSVMNAITHALTAPTPYTRYHPMDYYWWIRMQIMTHLPGAISDRIYIY; encoded by the exons ATGCTGGCTGCCAGGACCGCCTTCAATATCTCCACAAGGACACTGCACTTCAGGGACCATGCAAG ATTTCTGCAGAAGTCGTCTTCGGTGGTGACCTCTGCTTCAAACCGTGCCTATGCAACTGAGCCTGAAGGG GGTAATAAGGCAGTGCTTGTCACAGGATGTGATTCAGGTTTTGGATTTTCATTGGCAAAGCATCTCCACGACAAAGGATTCACTGTGTTTGCAGGATGCTTGTTGAAG AACAAAGGAGATGCTGGTGTGAAGGAGCTGGACAGCATGAATAGTGATAGGATGAAGACCATACAGTTGAATGTTGTGAAGGATGAAGAAGTGAACAGAGCGGTGGAGATCATAAAAGAAAACTTGAAAGATGCACAAAAGG GACTATGGGGCCTAGTAAACAATGCTGGAATATCTACATTTGGAGAAGTGGAGTTCAGCAGTATGGAGACTTACAAAGAAGTCGCTGAAGTGAATTTGTGGGGCACTGTCCGAACTACCAAAGCCTGTCTCCCTCTGATTCGAAGAGCTAAAG GCCGTGTAGTGAATATAAGCAGTATGATGGGTCGCATGGCAAACACTGCGCGTTCTCCTTACTGTATCACCAAATTTGGGGTAGAGGCCTTTTCAGATTGCTTACGGTATGAGATGCATCCCCTTGGAGTGAAGGTGAGTGTGATTGAACCAGGGAACTTCATCGCAGCCACCAGCTTATACAGCcaaggaaaaataaaagaaattgctGAAAAGATGTGGAAAGACTTACCAGAAACCGTGAAGAACGATTATGGAAGAAAGTACTTTGACGATAAAATTGCCAAGATGCACACATATTGTAATAGTGGTTCAACAGACACCTCTTCTGTCATGAATGCAATTACCCATGCTCTCACTGCTCCAACTCCCTATACACGCTACCATCCCATGGACTACTACTGGTGGATCAGGATGCAGATTATGACACACCTGCCGGGGGCCATATCTGATAGGATTTACATCTATTAG